A genomic segment from Bradyrhizobium diazoefficiens USDA 110 encodes:
- a CDS encoding branched-chain amino acid aminotransferase: MSMKFDIQPASNPTPEKDRVAKLVDPGFGRVFTDHMAIVRYNQAKGGWYEARIEARANFQLDPAGAVLHYAQEIFEGLKAYKRDDGGVNLFRPDANARRFRDSADRMAMAQLPEDVFIEAVEQVVRIDRAWMPGGEGSLYLRPFMIASETFLGVKPSSEYIFAVIASPVGSYFKGGPAPVSIWVSENYTRAAVGGTGAVKCGGNYAASLRAQAEAIQHGCDQVVFLDAIERRYVEELGGMNIFFVFEDGSLSTPPLGTILPGITRDSIIALAKDAGKTVREEPYSLDQWRKDAASGKLKEAFACGTAAVISPIGKVRSVSGDFEISGGVAGPVAMGLRKQLVDIQYGRTNDPHNWIRKVF; the protein is encoded by the coding sequence ATGAGCATGAAATTCGACATCCAGCCCGCATCCAATCCTACTCCAGAAAAGGACCGCGTCGCCAAGCTGGTGGACCCCGGCTTCGGGCGGGTCTTCACCGACCACATGGCGATCGTCCGTTACAACCAGGCCAAGGGCGGCTGGTACGAGGCGCGCATCGAGGCGCGCGCCAACTTCCAGCTCGATCCGGCCGGCGCCGTCCTGCACTACGCCCAGGAAATTTTCGAGGGCCTCAAGGCCTACAAGCGCGACGACGGCGGCGTGAACCTGTTCCGCCCCGACGCCAATGCGCGGCGCTTCAGGGACTCGGCCGATCGCATGGCGATGGCGCAGCTGCCCGAAGACGTCTTCATCGAGGCGGTCGAGCAGGTCGTGCGCATCGATCGCGCCTGGATGCCGGGCGGCGAGGGCAGCCTTTACCTGCGCCCCTTCATGATCGCGAGCGAGACCTTCCTCGGCGTCAAGCCGTCGTCCGAATACATCTTCGCGGTGATCGCCTCACCGGTCGGCTCCTATTTCAAGGGCGGACCTGCGCCGGTGTCGATCTGGGTCTCGGAGAACTACACGCGCGCCGCGGTCGGCGGCACCGGCGCCGTCAAGTGCGGTGGCAATTACGCCGCGAGTCTGCGTGCGCAGGCGGAAGCCATTCAGCACGGCTGCGATCAGGTGGTCTTCCTCGATGCGATCGAGCGCCGCTACGTCGAGGAGCTCGGCGGCATGAACATCTTCTTCGTGTTCGAGGACGGCTCGTTGTCGACGCCGCCGCTCGGCACGATCCTGCCCGGCATCACCCGCGACTCCATCATCGCGCTGGCGAAGGATGCCGGCAAGACGGTGCGCGAGGAGCCGTACTCGCTCGACCAGTGGCGCAAGGATGCGGCCAGCGGCAAGCTGAAGGAAGCGTTCGCCTGCGGCACCGCGGCGGTGATCTCGCCGATCGGCAAGGTGCGCTCGGTGAGCGGCGATTTCGAGATCAGCGGCGGCGTCGCCGGCCCGGTCGCCATGGGCCTGCGCAAGCAGCTCGTCGACATCCAGTACGGCCGCACCAACGATCCCCACAACTGGATCCGCAAGGTGTTTTGA
- a CDS encoding MarR family winged helix-turn-helix transcriptional regulator, which translates to MPDINFATPPQDAAEPRPAAGDGGNLRWDIIELLFFAYRDFVGDPDQELEAFGFGRAHHRVMHFVYRYPGLKVADLLDVLRITKQSLGRVLKQLLDEGYIVQKTGDNDRRQRLLYATPKGEALVQKLAGLQTTRITKALAEMAPQDAETVKRFLRAMIDRDDPDKVLETIFASVNQDAKE; encoded by the coding sequence ATGCCTGACATAAATTTCGCGACTCCCCCTCAAGACGCTGCCGAGCCCCGGCCGGCGGCAGGCGATGGAGGCAATTTGCGCTGGGATATCATCGAGCTGCTGTTCTTCGCCTATCGCGACTTCGTCGGCGATCCCGACCAGGAGCTGGAGGCGTTCGGCTTCGGCCGGGCCCATCACCGCGTCATGCACTTCGTCTACCGCTATCCCGGGCTCAAGGTCGCCGACCTCCTCGACGTCCTGCGCATCACAAAACAGTCGCTCGGCCGGGTGCTCAAGCAGCTCCTGGACGAGGGCTATATCGTGCAGAAGACCGGCGACAATGACCGCCGCCAGCGCCTGCTCTACGCAACGCCGAAGGGCGAGGCGCTGGTGCAGAAGCTCGCCGGGCTCCAGACCACGCGGATCACCAAGGCGCTCGCCGAGATGGCGCCGCAGGATGCGGAGACCGTCAAGCGCTTCCTGCGCGCGATGATCGACCGCGACGATCCGGACAAGGTGCTGGAGACGATCTTCGCCTCCGTCAATCAAGACGCAAAGGAGTGA
- a CDS encoding response regulator, with the protein MTVPLAATLARPPVQPADDAPHLLLVDDDRRIRDLLSRFLAGEGYRVSTAASASDARSKLMGLHFDLLILDVMMPGETGFDLARFIRTSSSVPIVMLTARHEAEARIEGLQIGADDYVAKPFEPRELALRINNILKRAAPPPQAAMVEKIAFGPYVYHLDRGELRQGEEVIHLTDREREMLRILSETPGETVPRSALTGNGSVNERAVDVQINRLRRKIETDPANPLFLQAVRGIGYRLVASP; encoded by the coding sequence GTGACCGTGCCACTCGCTGCCACGCTCGCCCGTCCGCCGGTGCAACCGGCCGACGACGCCCCGCATCTCCTGCTGGTCGACGACGACCGCCGCATCCGCGATCTGCTGTCGCGCTTCCTCGCCGGCGAAGGCTATCGCGTCTCGACCGCGGCGAGCGCCAGCGATGCGCGTTCGAAGCTCATGGGCCTGCATTTCGACCTCCTGATCCTCGACGTCATGATGCCTGGCGAGACCGGCTTCGACCTCGCCCGCTTCATCCGGACGTCCTCCTCGGTGCCGATCGTGATGCTGACGGCGCGCCACGAAGCGGAAGCCCGCATCGAAGGCCTTCAGATCGGCGCCGACGACTACGTGGCAAAGCCGTTCGAGCCACGCGAGCTCGCGCTGCGCATCAACAACATCCTCAAGCGCGCCGCCCCGCCGCCGCAGGCAGCGATGGTGGAGAAGATCGCGTTCGGCCCCTACGTCTACCATCTCGATCGCGGCGAATTGCGCCAGGGCGAAGAGGTCATTCACCTCACCGATCGCGAGCGCGAGATGCTGCGGATTCTCTCGGAGACGCCGGGCGAGACCGTGCCGCGCAGCGCACTGACCGGCAATGGCAGCGTCAACGAGCGCGCCGTCGACGTGCAGATCAACCGCCTCAGGCGCAAGATCGAGACCGATCCCGCCAATCCGCTGTTCCTCCAGGCGGTGCGCGGCATCGGCTATCGCCTGGTGGCCTCGCCTTAA
- a CDS encoding ATP-binding protein, which yields MSTIDTGLTLLKSAAGRVSAANGWMGNAFKGWMPTGLYARALLIMIVPMVILQSVVAFVFMERHWNTVTRRLSAAVVQDIAALIDIYKGYPQDKDRDQIRRIAQQRLGLVVDFLPAGDMPPPGPKPFFSLLDQTLSVQLGRQIGRSFWIDTVGRSNLVEIRIQLDDAVMRVFAQRSAAYASNSEIFLFWMVGTSSILLIVAVLFLRNQIKPILRLADAAESFGKGREAPNFRPRGAREVRRAAVAFLEMKSRIERTMEQRTAMLAGVSHDLRTILTRFKLELALIGDSPELEGMRKDVDEMSMMLEDYLAFARGDSGEQSQPTDMAQALEELRSDAERHGHAATVAFNGLPVVTVKPASFKRCLANLVTNAARYGKSIAITGQRDHRYLTVTVDDDGPGIPAHLREEVFKPFLRLDNARNQDEGGTGLGLAIARDIARSHGGDITLGDSPMGGLRASVRIPV from the coding sequence ATGAGCACGATCGATACCGGCCTGACGCTGCTGAAGAGCGCCGCCGGCCGCGTCTCCGCCGCCAATGGCTGGATGGGCAACGCGTTCAAGGGCTGGATGCCGACCGGCCTCTATGCCCGCGCGCTCCTCATCATGATCGTGCCGATGGTGATCCTGCAATCGGTCGTCGCCTTCGTGTTCATGGAGCGGCACTGGAACACGGTGACGCGCCGCCTGTCGGCCGCAGTGGTGCAGGACATCGCCGCGCTGATCGACATCTACAAGGGCTATCCGCAGGACAAGGACCGCGACCAGATCCGCCGCATCGCGCAGCAACGCCTCGGACTCGTGGTCGACTTCCTGCCCGCCGGCGACATGCCGCCGCCAGGACCAAAGCCGTTCTTCTCGCTGCTCGACCAGACGCTGTCGGTGCAGCTCGGCCGCCAGATCGGGCGCTCGTTCTGGATCGACACGGTCGGCCGCTCCAACCTCGTCGAGATCCGCATCCAGCTCGACGACGCCGTGATGCGCGTGTTCGCGCAGCGCAGCGCCGCTTACGCTTCGAACTCGGAGATCTTCCTGTTCTGGATGGTCGGCACGTCCTCGATCCTCTTGATCGTCGCAGTGCTGTTCCTGCGCAACCAGATCAAGCCGATCCTGCGCCTTGCCGATGCCGCCGAAAGCTTCGGCAAGGGCCGCGAGGCGCCGAACTTCAGGCCGCGCGGCGCGCGCGAAGTGCGACGCGCGGCGGTCGCCTTCCTCGAGATGAAATCGCGCATCGAGCGCACGATGGAGCAGCGCACCGCGATGCTGGCCGGCGTCAGCCACGACCTGCGCACCATCCTGACCCGCTTCAAGCTCGAGCTGGCGCTGATCGGCGACAGCCCGGAGCTCGAAGGCATGCGCAAGGACGTCGACGAGATGTCGATGATGCTGGAGGACTACCTTGCGTTTGCCCGCGGCGATTCCGGCGAGCAGTCGCAGCCGACCGACATGGCGCAGGCGCTCGAGGAGCTGCGCAGCGATGCCGAACGCCACGGCCACGCTGCAACCGTCGCATTCAACGGACTGCCGGTGGTGACGGTGAAGCCGGCCTCGTTCAAGCGCTGCCTCGCCAACCTCGTCACCAATGCGGCGCGCTACGGCAAGAGCATCGCCATCACCGGCCAGCGCGATCACCGTTATCTGACCGTCACGGTCGACGACGACGGCCCGGGCATCCCCGCGCATCTGCGCGAAGAGGTGTTCAAGCCGTTCCTGCGGCTGGACAACGCCCGCAACCAGGACGAAGGCGGCACGGGCCTTGGCCTCGCCATCGCCCGCGACATCGCCCGCTCGCATGGCGGCGACATCA